In Moorella sp. Hama-1, a single genomic region encodes these proteins:
- a CDS encoding cysteine desulfurase family protein, translated as MSIYLDYQSAKPVDPRVLAAMLPYFHEQFGNPSSLHAEGDAATAALEEARETVAAWINATSDEIIFTSGATEANNLALIGYALRNQDKGKHIIISEIEHISIHNIAKYLEQSGFKISRVPVDQYGRVSLSKLKSRITPETILISVGYASNEIGTVQPIAAIGALARSQNIVFHCDGVAAEGLLSLDVQRDQIDLLTLSANDIYGPKGVGALYVRRGLRLKPLLIGGGQERGLRSGSENIPGIVGMARAAAIMSQEMALEVPRLRGYRDKLITGVLATIPRSFLNGHPQERLANNAHFRFQGVEGESLLLSLKQQGVAAMTGSACTARTLEPSHTLISIGLLHEEAHGSLEFTCGRFTRAEDIDRVLEILPGIVERLRKLSPLYQGNKG; from the coding sequence ATGAGTATTTATTTGGACTATCAATCCGCCAAGCCGGTGGACCCCCGCGTGTTAGCAGCAATGCTGCCTTATTTTCATGAGCAGTTTGGCAATCCTTCCTCACTGCACGCCGAAGGGGATGCGGCCACAGCAGCCCTGGAAGAGGCCCGGGAAACGGTGGCCGCGTGGATTAACGCCACCAGTGATGAGATTATTTTCACCTCCGGGGCAACGGAAGCCAACAATCTGGCGCTGATAGGTTATGCATTACGTAATCAGGATAAGGGCAAACACATTATCATTTCCGAAATCGAACATATCTCCATCCATAATATCGCCAAGTATCTGGAACAGAGTGGTTTCAAAATCTCCCGGGTTCCGGTGGACCAGTACGGCCGGGTTTCTTTAAGTAAGCTTAAATCACGTATTACCCCGGAAACGATTTTGATTTCGGTGGGCTATGCCAGCAATGAAATCGGTACGGTGCAGCCCATTGCCGCAATCGGCGCCCTGGCCCGGTCCCAAAATATTGTCTTCCATTGTGATGGGGTAGCCGCGGAAGGCTTGCTATCACTTGACGTGCAGCGGGATCAGATCGACCTTTTAACCTTATCTGCTAACGACATTTACGGTCCCAAGGGTGTGGGGGCGCTTTATGTGCGCCGGGGACTGCGGTTGAAACCATTGCTGATTGGTGGCGGTCAAGAAAGAGGATTGCGATCGGGATCGGAAAACATCCCGGGAATTGTAGGGATGGCCAGGGCGGCGGCGATTATGTCCCAGGAAATGGCCTTGGAGGTGCCTCGCCTGCGAGGTTATCGGGATAAGCTAATTACCGGTGTCCTGGCAACTATTCCCCGGAGCTTTTTGAACGGGCACCCGCAGGAGCGCCTGGCCAATAATGCCCATTTCCGTTTCCAGGGGGTGGAAGGGGAATCGTTGCTGTTGTCCCTAAAACAACAGGGAGTAGCAGCTATGACCGGGTCGGCCTGTACGGCCAGGACCCTGGAACCTTCCCATACACTCATATCCATCGGTTTATTGCACGAGGAGGCCCATGGCTCCCTGGAATTCACCTGCGGACGATTTACCAGGGCCGAAGATATCGACCGGGTATTAGAGATACTACCGGGCATTGTCGAACGGCTGCGTAAATTATCGCCACTATATCAAGGGAACAAGGGGTGA
- a CDS encoding DsrE family protein: MPEKKSILYVQTSEAPERQYAPLVLAQTAKAMDIDASVYFLGTGLKVLLPGAAEKMQLGSFPSVLQMIRRAQDMGVTFYACEASKQMLGWEKVDLIPGVKIVGAGTLNDLALNVDATMWF, translated from the coding sequence ATGCCGGAAAAGAAATCCATTTTATATGTGCAAACTAGCGAGGCCCCGGAGCGGCAATACGCACCGCTGGTGCTGGCCCAAACCGCTAAAGCCATGGATATTGATGCTAGTGTATATTTCTTGGGCACGGGCTTAAAGGTGTTGCTCCCGGGGGCGGCGGAAAAAATGCAACTAGGTTCCTTCCCCAGCGTGCTGCAGATGATTCGCCGGGCTCAGGACATGGGGGTTACTTTTTACGCGTGCGAAGCCTCGAAACAGATGCTGGGATGGGAGAAGGTAGACCTGATTCCCGGCGTAAAGATTGTGGGGGCAGGCACTTTGAACGACCTGGCTTTAAATGTCGACGCCACGATGTGGTTTTAA
- a CDS encoding sulfurtransferase TusA family protein — protein MANKIEPDVSLDCLGLYCPQPLLQTREKLDELEVGQTLELFADDPAAEEDIKRFVKRTGHELIQFDKQGEINHFIIKKKE, from the coding sequence ATGGCGAATAAAATTGAACCGGATGTATCTCTAGATTGCCTGGGACTCTATTGTCCCCAGCCACTTTTGCAAACCAGGGAAAAGCTTGATGAACTGGAAGTCGGGCAGACCCTGGAGTTATTTGCTGATGACCCGGCTGCCGAAGAAGACATCAAGCGTTTTGTAAAACGGACCGGTCATGAACTGATCCAGTTCGACAAACAGGGAGAGATCAACCACTTCATTATCAAAAAAAAAGAGTAG
- a CDS encoding 2-oxoacid:acceptor oxidoreductase subunit alpha → MDITIKITGEAGQGLQTVGQLLGKYFTRRGYYVFCNQDNESRIRGGHNFFQVRVATDPVSAVADRVNVLVPLDRAGIDLHLDEVVPEGLVLLDEGMVDHPRRDGRFLFLPLNELAREKGGSLIFVNVAATAAVLAQLGQAMEPLAGLLRETFPVDAGEKNIQVASSTYELALRGRRPITMEAPPPIAVPRMFINGHEALALGALAAGCKFIAAYPMSPSTPIITYLYQMAEKFGLVVEQAEDEIAAMNMAVGAAYTGVRAMTATSGGGFSLMVEGLGLAGMTETPVVVVNAQRPGPATGLPTRTEQGDLEFVIHAAQGEFPRFVLAPRTIPEAFYLTIRAFNLAEKFQVPAVILTDQHLGEAYISAERFDLSRVVVERYLLTTPLPAGERYRRYRFAESGLSPRAMPGLPGMAVTLDSDEHDEDGRIIEDAVSRRRMVEKRLGKWPAMAAALEPPEITGDIDARWVLVGWGSTHGALAEACALLRQRGEKVQMRCLVDLWPLRNDVLADIPAGARLVAVEGNYTGQLARLLAVETGRRADYRINRYDGRPFTPGYILEHFAVFE, encoded by the coding sequence TTGGACATCACTATTAAAATTACTGGGGAAGCGGGGCAGGGGCTGCAGACTGTCGGCCAGCTGCTGGGCAAATACTTCACCCGCCGGGGCTATTATGTCTTTTGCAACCAGGATAACGAATCCCGTATCCGAGGCGGCCACAACTTTTTCCAGGTACGGGTGGCTACAGATCCAGTGAGTGCTGTGGCGGACCGGGTGAACGTATTGGTGCCCCTGGATCGAGCGGGTATCGACCTGCATCTTGACGAGGTGGTGCCGGAAGGTCTGGTATTGCTGGACGAGGGAATGGTGGATCATCCCCGTCGAGATGGCCGTTTTCTTTTTCTGCCATTAAATGAACTAGCCAGGGAAAAAGGGGGGAGCCTCATCTTTGTTAATGTGGCGGCCACGGCGGCTGTGCTGGCCCAGCTGGGGCAGGCGATGGAGCCCCTGGCAGGACTCCTGCGGGAAACCTTTCCAGTGGATGCGGGTGAAAAAAATATTCAGGTGGCCAGTTCCACCTATGAGCTGGCCCTCCGCGGCCGACGCCCGATTACTATGGAAGCGCCGCCCCCTATAGCGGTACCCCGAATGTTCATCAACGGGCACGAGGCACTGGCCCTGGGGGCGCTGGCAGCAGGATGCAAGTTCATCGCCGCCTATCCTATGAGTCCGTCCACGCCCATTATTACTTATCTTTATCAAATGGCGGAAAAGTTTGGTCTGGTGGTAGAGCAGGCAGAAGATGAAATTGCCGCCATGAACATGGCCGTGGGGGCGGCCTATACCGGCGTGCGGGCCATGACGGCTACTTCCGGTGGCGGTTTTTCCCTGATGGTGGAGGGCTTGGGCCTGGCGGGCATGACCGAGACGCCGGTGGTGGTGGTCAACGCCCAACGGCCCGGCCCGGCCACCGGCTTACCTACCCGCACAGAACAGGGGGACCTGGAATTTGTCATCCACGCCGCCCAGGGGGAATTTCCCCGTTTTGTCCTGGCCCCCCGCACCATCCCGGAAGCCTTTTATTTGACCATCCGGGCCTTTAACCTGGCGGAAAAATTTCAGGTGCCGGCTGTTATCCTCACTGACCAGCACTTGGGCGAAGCGTATATTTCGGCGGAAAGATTTGATTTGAGCCGGGTGGTTGTGGAGCGATATCTGTTAACCACCCCTTTACCGGCAGGAGAAAGGTATCGTCGCTACCGATTTGCGGAGAGCGGCCTCTCCCCCCGGGCCATGCCCGGCCTGCCGGGTATGGCCGTCACCCTGGATTCGGACGAACATGATGAGGATGGACGGATTATTGAGGATGCCGTCAGCCGCAGGAGGATGGTGGAAAAGCGCCTTGGGAAATGGCCGGCCATGGCAGCAGCCCTGGAACCGCCGGAAATTACCGGTGATATTGATGCACGGTGGGTGTTAGTGGGCTGGGGCTCCACCCATGGTGCCCTGGCGGAAGCCTGCGCCCTCCTGCGGCAAAGAGGCGAAAAGGTGCAGATGCGCTGCCTGGTTGATCTCTGGCCGTTACGCAACGACGTGCTGGCAGATATTCCTGCCGGCGCCAGGCTTGTGGCGGTGGAAGGCAATTACACCGGCCAGCTGGCCCGCCTGCTGGCGGTGGAAACCGGCCGCCGGGCTGATTACCGCATTAACCGTTATGACGGGCGACCTTTTACGCCGGGCTATATCTTGGAGCACTTTGCCGTCTTTGAATAA
- a CDS encoding thiamine pyrophosphate-dependent enzyme, protein MVNPFEITTETAWCPGCGNFAIIQALQQALGRTGRLPHQVLLVSGIGQAAKLPQYINCNYFNGLHGRTLPAATAAKASNHELTVVVTTGDGDCYGEGGNHLIHTIRRNPDITLFVHNNQIYGLTKGQASPTSDPGMRTKLQTRGVTNESLNPLALAIALDISFVARGFAGDVAHLAELMYQAIAHRGFALVDILQPCVSFNKLNTFAWYRERVYRLEETDYDPTDRAAAFRKAQEWGDRIPIGVVFRQERLVFEDNQPALRRGPLAHQKTAAMADVSAVLDSFC, encoded by the coding sequence ATGGTCAATCCCTTTGAAATCACCACAGAAACCGCCTGGTGCCCCGGCTGCGGCAACTTTGCCATTATTCAGGCGCTGCAGCAGGCGCTGGGCAGGACCGGCCGGCTGCCCCACCAGGTGCTGCTGGTATCCGGTATCGGCCAGGCAGCCAAACTGCCTCAGTACATAAACTGCAACTATTTCAACGGCCTGCACGGCCGGACGCTGCCGGCGGCCACAGCAGCTAAAGCAAGTAACCATGAATTAACTGTTGTCGTCACCACCGGGGACGGCGATTGCTATGGGGAAGGGGGCAACCATCTGATCCATACCATCCGACGCAACCCGGATATCACCCTTTTTGTACATAACAATCAGATTTACGGCCTGACCAAAGGGCAGGCCTCGCCCACCAGCGATCCAGGCATGCGCACCAAACTGCAAACCCGAGGGGTGACCAACGAATCCTTAAATCCCCTGGCCCTGGCCATTGCCCTGGACATCTCCTTTGTTGCCCGGGGTTTCGCCGGCGATGTGGCACACCTGGCGGAACTAATGTATCAGGCTATCGCTCACCGAGGTTTTGCCCTGGTAGATATCCTTCAGCCCTGCGTCAGCTTTAATAAACTCAATACTTTCGCCTGGTACCGGGAACGGGTTTACCGGTTGGAGGAAACCGACTATGATCCCACAGACCGTGCGGCTGCTTTTCGGAAAGCCCAGGAATGGGGCGATCGTATTCCCATTGGTGTCGTTTTCCGTCAGGAGCGGCTGGTCTTTGAAGATAACCAGCCGGCTTTGAGACGCGGCCCGCTGGCACACCAGAAAACAGCAGCTATGGCGGACGTGTCCGCGGTGCTGGATAGTTTTTGCTGA
- a CDS encoding FAD-dependent oxidoreductase: MWVKKFELVVLGGGTAGLTIAEEAATHGWEVALLEERALGGTCVNVGRILVKTLPFGQGHALYPPSRSPGAGRREQPSSSRRSSMLTLNTVCWRNLSVLCAWYQQKLSSTADTSAIAAVFWCASGPRLKAGWLSSKTSRS; this comes from the coding sequence ATGTGGGTCAAAAAGTTTGAACTCGTGGTTTTGGGTGGCGGGACGGCCGGGTTGACCATTGCCGAGGAAGCCGCGACCCACGGCTGGGAAGTGGCGCTGCTGGAAGAAAGAGCGTTAGGCGGCACCTGTGTCAACGTAGGACGCATTCTAGTCAAAACGTTGCCATTCGGCCAAGGTCATGCGTTATATCCGCCGAGCCGTAGCCCGGGCGCTGGCCGGCGGGAGCAACCTTCATCTAGCCGACGCTCCTCAATGCTGACTTTGAATACCGTCTGCTGGCGGAATTTATCCGTGCTTTGCGCATGGTATCAGCAAAAACTATCCAGCACCGCGGACACGTCCGCCATAGCTGCTGTTTTCTGGTGTGCCAGCGGGCCGCGTCTCAAAGCCGGCTGGTTATCTTCAAAGACCAGCCGCTCCTGA
- a CDS encoding copper-translocating P-type ATPase yields the protein MFQQNDHFLMDISPGDHSHHHDAPEHVREEKADYTPHPGHTSTVTNHPAHNEQIGQTPTTNHTAHAGHAPVTTDHSSPAGHTPGAPGHTSHHAHMIRDFQRRFWVSLFLTVPIILFSPMIQKMMGWHRLAYPGQDYLVFALSTVVFFYGGQPFFKGLVAELRQRQPGMMTLIALAIGVAYVYSSVVVFGLAGSTFFWELATLIDIMLLGHWLEMRSVLGASRALEEMARLMPATAHRIQPDGSTKEIPVTALQPGERVLVKPGERVPVDGRVYEGDTTVNEAALTGESRPIPKAAGDKVIGGSINGEGAVEVKVEKTGRDTYIASVIQLVEQLQQSKSRTQDLANRAAFWLTIIAIAGGVLTLALWLKAEAGFSYALERMVTVMVATCPHALGLAIPLVVAVSTSLLARNGLLVRDRTAFETARQIQAVVFDKTGTLTEGRFGVTDIVPLQEGLSANDILQMAAAVESRSEHPIARSIVEEALTRQLAIPAAEDFQALPGRGALARRQGSRLAVVGPGYLKEKAIVVDHPSLAALETQGKTVIYVLRDHRPLGAVALADVIRPESRDAVRQLKQMGIRCLMLTGDSRPVARWVAGELGVDEYFTEVLPHQKAEKIREIQQRGLTVAMVGDGINDAPALVQADVGIAIGAGTDVAVESADMVLVHNDPRDVVAALHLARATYRKMVQNLAWAVGYNVLAIPLAAGALYQIGIVLSPAVGALLMSLSTVIVAFNAQRLAVE from the coding sequence ATGTTTCAACAAAATGACCATTTTTTAATGGACATATCCCCAGGTGATCATTCCCACCATCATGATGCCCCAGAACACGTGCGCGAAGAGAAAGCTGACTACACTCCTCACCCCGGACACACCAGTACCGTCACAAATCATCCTGCTCATAACGAACAGATCGGACAGACACCAACTACAAACCATACCGCCCATGCCGGCCACGCCCCGGTCACTACAGATCACTCCAGCCCCGCAGGGCATACCCCGGGTGCCCCTGGCCATACCAGCCACCATGCCCACATGATCCGGGATTTTCAGCGGCGTTTCTGGGTATCCCTTTTCCTCACCGTGCCCATCATCCTCTTCTCCCCCATGATCCAGAAAATGATGGGCTGGCACCGGCTGGCTTATCCGGGCCAGGACTACCTGGTCTTTGCCCTGTCCACAGTGGTCTTCTTCTACGGCGGCCAGCCCTTCTTCAAAGGTCTGGTTGCTGAGCTGCGCCAGAGGCAGCCGGGAATGATGACCCTGATCGCCCTGGCCATCGGCGTGGCCTATGTATACAGCAGCGTGGTGGTTTTCGGACTGGCCGGGAGCACCTTTTTCTGGGAACTGGCTACCCTGATTGACATCATGCTCCTGGGCCACTGGCTGGAAATGCGATCAGTGCTGGGCGCCTCCCGGGCCCTGGAGGAAATGGCCCGGCTCATGCCTGCCACGGCCCACCGGATTCAGCCCGACGGTTCCACCAAAGAAATTCCAGTGACCGCCCTGCAGCCGGGTGAGCGGGTGCTGGTTAAGCCGGGAGAAAGGGTTCCCGTGGATGGCCGGGTTTACGAAGGGGACACCACCGTAAACGAGGCCGCTTTGACCGGTGAATCCCGACCCATCCCCAAAGCCGCCGGAGATAAAGTAATTGGCGGCTCCATCAACGGCGAAGGGGCGGTGGAAGTAAAGGTGGAAAAAACCGGCCGGGACACCTACATCGCCTCGGTGATCCAGCTGGTGGAACAACTACAGCAGAGCAAATCCCGCACCCAGGATCTGGCCAACAGGGCCGCTTTCTGGCTGACCATCATTGCCATTGCCGGCGGCGTCCTCACCCTGGCCCTCTGGCTTAAGGCTGAAGCGGGTTTCAGCTATGCCCTGGAACGAATGGTCACCGTGATGGTGGCCACCTGTCCCCACGCCCTGGGCCTGGCCATCCCCCTGGTGGTGGCCGTTTCCACTTCCCTTCTGGCCCGTAACGGTCTGCTGGTGCGCGACCGCACCGCCTTTGAAACGGCACGGCAGATCCAGGCGGTGGTCTTTGACAAAACGGGCACCCTCACTGAAGGCCGCTTCGGGGTTACCGATATCGTCCCCTTACAGGAAGGCCTGTCGGCAAACGATATTTTACAAATGGCGGCAGCTGTAGAAAGCCGTTCGGAACACCCCATCGCCCGGAGCATAGTGGAGGAAGCCTTGACCAGACAACTGGCCATTCCTGCTGCCGAGGACTTCCAGGCCCTCCCCGGCCGGGGGGCTCTGGCCCGCCGCCAGGGCAGCCGGTTGGCCGTGGTCGGTCCGGGCTATTTAAAAGAAAAGGCTATTGTCGTTGACCATCCCTCTCTGGCCGCCTTGGAAACCCAGGGCAAAACAGTAATCTATGTACTCAGGGATCACCGGCCCCTGGGGGCTGTGGCCCTGGCCGACGTAATCCGCCCGGAATCCCGGGACGCCGTACGGCAACTAAAACAAATGGGCATCCGATGCCTCATGCTTACTGGCGACAGCCGGCCGGTGGCCCGCTGGGTGGCCGGGGAGCTGGGCGTGGACGAATACTTTACCGAAGTATTGCCACACCAGAAAGCGGAAAAGATCAGGGAAATTCAACAGCGGGGCCTGACAGTGGCTATGGTGGGGGACGGTATCAATGACGCCCCGGCCCTGGTGCAGGCCGATGTAGGTATTGCCATCGGGGCGGGCACCGACGTGGCCGTAGAATCAGCCGACATGGTGCTGGTGCATAACGATCCCCGGGATGTGGTGGCGGCCCTGCACCTGGCCCGGGCTACCTACCGTAAAATGGTGCAGAACCTGGCTTGGGCCGTGGGCTACAACGTCCTGGCCATACCCCTGGCCGCCGGCGCCCTCTACCAGATCGGTATCGTCCTTTCCCCGGCTGTAGGCGCCTTGCTCATGTCGTTGAGTACGGTTATTGTGGCTTTTAACGCTCAAAGGCTGGCCGTTGAATAA
- a CDS encoding Hsp20/alpha crystallin family protein yields MAIERYRGGLTPWNPFRELEELRERILDLTSPLFPLSRRLVAGEGGAWAPPIEVYEEKDKYVIKADLPGLNKEDIDVAVSKNVLTIKGERKAEKECQEKDYYYCERYYGNFLRSISLPGSVDAAKIIATYKDGILSLELPKAEEEKEKKIDIKVE; encoded by the coding sequence ATGGCCATTGAAAGGTATCGTGGCGGCTTAACTCCCTGGAATCCCTTCCGCGAACTGGAGGAACTCCGGGAGCGGATTCTGGACCTCACCAGCCCCCTGTTCCCCCTCAGCCGGCGGCTGGTGGCTGGTGAGGGCGGAGCCTGGGCTCCACCCATTGAGGTTTATGAAGAGAAGGATAAATATGTAATCAAAGCCGACCTGCCCGGCCTGAACAAAGAAGACATCGACGTAGCGGTCAGCAAAAACGTCCTGACTATTAAGGGCGAGCGCAAGGCGGAAAAGGAATGCCAGGAAAAAGACTACTATTATTGCGAGCGCTATTATGGCAACTTCCTGCGCAGTATCTCCCTGCCGGGGAGCGTAGACGCCGCTAAGATTATCGCCACCTACAAAGATGGCATCCTGTCCCTGGAGTTACCCAAAGCGGAAGAGGAAAAAGAGAAAAAGATCGATATCAAAGTTGAATAA
- a CDS encoding flavin reductase family protein, giving the protein MEANPLNLINYGLYIVTSRQDNRFNGLVTNIVFQVAAEPPTVLTGINVANLTHEYITGCQAFNVSILAEDTPLALIERFGYKSGRQIDKFAGLRYELGQNGIPYLIDHTLAFLETQVTGSFTAGRQTIFIGQITNMGVLREGRPLSTSYRQHAHRWPVPKNASLYNPDTLYFG; this is encoded by the coding sequence ATGGAAGCCAATCCCTTGAACCTGATTAATTACGGCCTGTATATCGTCACCTCCCGTCAGGACAACCGTTTTAACGGCCTGGTGACGAATATCGTCTTCCAGGTGGCCGCCGAGCCCCCGACAGTACTGACAGGCATCAATGTAGCCAACCTCACCCACGAGTATATTACCGGTTGTCAGGCTTTCAATGTCTCGATTTTAGCGGAAGATACTCCCCTCGCTTTGATCGAGCGCTTCGGTTACAAGTCTGGCAGGCAGATCGACAAATTTGCCGGCCTACGCTATGAATTGGGGCAGAATGGTATCCCTTATTTAATCGACCATACCCTGGCTTTCCTGGAAACCCAAGTGACAGGCTCCTTTACAGCCGGAAGGCAGACTATTTTTATCGGCCAAATCACCAATATGGGCGTCCTGCGGGAGGGGAGGCCCTTGAGTACATCCTATCGTCAGCATGCGCACCGGTGGCCGGTTCCGAAAAATGCTTCTTTATATAACCCGGATACCCTATATTTTGGCTAG